GCCTGTGGTATTTTTCTGtgagttgtgtaattctgaatgaataaataaaccacAGATGTTTACTACAGTttagtttgaggttatgtttgatGGCTGTTCGTGATAGTGTGTTCATTATTATTCgatgaacaattaatataaaGTTAACGACATAACAGCGAGTCAACTGACTTATGGGCCATTCTGTTCAACGTTGtaaatttgttttgtaaatatGTGGGTGGAAGGTTATAGAATGTTCGGCTAGCcactaaggctggccactaaagGTAGTACATGAATGATAAACATGTGTGTACATGCATATGTTTATCATGCTtacacacacatgttcatcatgcatgttttgccATCAGCGAGAGGTTTCtaacataaaatgaaaaacctttaacaataaaaaaagcactggaaatttataaattataatgatacaaacATAATCTAGCCTCAATAGAGTTGTGagggaataaaaaaaatagaagatacaaaaaccgaagaaaaaaattgtgttcGAAGCCTTACGCTGTTATGACACAACAATATATGACATGTGTATACTCATgcttatcatgcatgtcctgtcgttagtggcaggacattatttctatttcttattgtattatttctattatgaagaacataaaaaactcatgaacaTGTACCCTTTTTCAAGAGCAGATTCAGACTCAGCTCTTACTCTTTAAAGAGACGACTGAAACGGTTATTGTACTCTGATTGAAACACTTATATCAGGAAATGTGCGTGTGAAttcaattgtaaaattatttaaatttaatttcgcTTCACATCAATTTCCATGCATTTTCACATTTCAAAGGATTACAAACTGTAAAAAATTAGTTTACTGTAACTGTAAAAAATGGCCGTAGAGTATCCCTAAATGAGTAACCTGAAAATCTGTATTTTAGTACGGTAGAGATTCATGTATGAGGAAAAGggatcaacaccaataactctagtctctatatttttcattcagGCCTATGATTGCACTTAAAATGCATTGTTACAATTGTGTTTTCATTCATTGTTACAATTGTTATATTCATTGTAACAATTGTTATATTCATTGTTACCATtaattgttgattgattgatgtgtTTTTTGCAGAAAGCATCAATGGAACGTCGTCAATCATCCTCCTCAACTCCGCCTCAATCACTAGAACCTCTGAATGTGACCTACGAAAAAAACAATTCTACTCTCTGTATCGCTTCTGACGGCCCACTAAACTCCACCTTCACTCTAGACGAAGGTCCCGAACTCTCACCCCCCACCCGTCAAAACTCAAAATTCGCCAAAAATTGTCTCCCAGACCCTCCCATCACTTACAACCCTAAACTTTCTAGATTTTCGGATTTTGGTTTTAGCTCGAAATTATCAAGGAATCAAGTgacaaattttgaacaaaacaCAACTGTTGACAAAAATCAACTGCCCGACCCTTCAGGTACACCgcagaattcaaaatttatccCCGAGCCTTCAACTGTGACTCAAAACTTGAAATTCGGTCAGGATGAAGTGTCAGTTAACTCAAAATTCACTAGGGGTCAGTCACCTGAACCTTCAGCTCTTGGTTACAGTTCAAAATTTGGTCGGAACCATTCCCCAGAGCCTTCCCCTTTCTGTCAAAACTCAAAATTCCTCAAAAAACCGCTCTCCGAGTCTACACCGCTTGTTAAAAATTCCCGGTTTACCGCGaataatcatcataatcatgAAGGTGATGACTTGGATGAAGTAGTAAAGGGGATGAATGGAGACATGTTCTCAAATTCTCTCAAGGATAAAAATGATGATATCATGAACATCAGTTTCCCCAGTATGATGCAATCTTCAACTTCACTACTGGGTGATTCAGAAACCACGTTTGATGCTAACCCCAATACGACAGTTGATAAGAAACGGTCAAGTTTTGGAGCGGGCAGGTTGAGAAACACTGGTCAAACCTCATTGGATGAGGATGTTAGCCCTAATCTAACAGTTGATAAAACGCCGGTTGAGCAGAGGAGATTGTCCGAGGTTAACCCGAGTTTAACAACTGAGAAAAGGaggataagtttaggtagaagTGAACCCGAGGTTGATCCTGATAGAACTATTGAGAGCAGAagaaattttgaggttaatcCTAATGTGACAGTTGAGAAAGGAAGGTTGTCAGAGGTTAACCCGAATCTTACAATTGAGAAAGGGAGGACAAGTTTAGAACATGGGAGGTATTCTACTACTTCAGAAGAGTCGAATGTTGAGGTTAATCCTAACGCCACTTACGATAGGAGGAGGTCTTCAAATCTAGCTGATTCAACTACTTCGGAAGAAGCTAATTTTCAGGTTAATCCTAATGGAACCTTCGATAGGAGAAGGTCGtcaaatttaggaaaaataggTAATGGTACTAGTGATCCGAATTTGGATAATTTTGAGGTTGATCCCAATAGAACAATTGAGAGAAGTAGAAGTATTGAGGTGGAGTCAAATGGAAGAATCGAAAATCCTAATACAagtgaaaaagtgaataattctGAGGTGAATCCCTATCTAACCATTGATAAACGGAAATCTACAATAGGAGCACAAATGAAATCATCCAGCACTGAAAATGTTATCGTGAATAATTTGAATGCCAAATACCAGGAATGTTTGAAACATTCTGAACGAATCCAAGCGTTAAGGGACCGTTTAGAAGAGGGTCCCCATGGGGCGCCACCCTCCCAAAACCTGAGTCAAATCACCCCTCCCCATAACGAGGATTTCCTGGGGGAGCCGGTCTCATTTTCAACCCCTTCCCGAGGGGTACAACTTCAGAAATCCAAAATCTTCACCAACGGTTGTTCAGAAGATTCCTGCGAAGAGATCAGTCCGGTTTCAGTGGAAGATTCCCCCTCCCCGCGTGCCAGCTCGGTGCCCCCCCTTGACGGCACGTTTTGCAAATCTAGGGGGGAAGACAGTTTTACGAAAAAGGGCCCAAAAAGGGGGGAAGGTGGTGCAAGCCCGCTGAATTCGACGTTTCGGAAACAGGCGCTGAGTAGTACGTTTTGTAAGTCGGCTGAGACTTTGAATAATGGggtaggaggtggaggagggagTGTGGAGAGTGGACCAGAGGAGGATGGAATGAGTACAGCCTCGGATAGCAGTTTCTCTTCGTCTAGCACGCATATGCGCAGTGTTGGCGAGATACAGAGTATAGCAAGGTTACAGGAAGAGAGTAAGTAAACACCGAAACAATTTTTAGTTATCAAATTAGTTATCAATTTAGTTATCAACCTAAGTTATCAATAACGATTAATGAGTACGAGTAATGGGAGTAATTTATTAGTATGAGTCATGTTATCAATTACATCAACTGAAGTGTTACAAAAAACTACGAATCCATAGGCTAGTTACCTCTGGTTTTCTGTGTTGGACTGTATGATGCGAACCCTTTGTTCTCTCTCAAACACAATTTGATTTTGGAGATTGATTTACCCAACTCCATTGGGTAGTTTTGGCTAGTTACTGTGTTGTAGTTTACCCAACTATATCTAATCGTTcaactaagggccggtttccgagctagGGATTCAGTTAAATTCTTGACTTTAAACACAtgcagtcagaaaattggctttccgaaacggggcgtagtcgcagtttttatgataatctttattttctaacTTCTAtatttggaaacgtttttccttgacgaaataaaacattcctaaataattcaaaatagctgaaacttaacactattttctctttattttattttgtgttcaattttctagttttcgaaattcattttaaacgtggactgcgactacgccccgtttcggaatagttattttcctacagttacgttgaaaagtggccattgctgcactgattacagaacgcaaagaatcacttttccgcactagtgcgcaaagtgagtactttgcgtactccagatttgcagcatgacaacgcaaaatactttgtaggttatatggagcaacagtgcagcaaaatcaaaatgaagttggtaacagtgactgctgtggctgctatagtgagcagaggtgcaacgaagcacaacgcgctaattattattcaatatatattataaccaaggacaacgaggactttaggattttaggattaaggtttttatcaataataaaattacacagaaaaacatttgatggatttcaggcaattttatccataattacccacttctcatattcaatggtaactgtaggaaaaatttaatgtgaaatacgtgcacaaagttcctctgctgcactcaacaaaccattccgccctcgcctacggctcgggcgtaaacgtttctttcggtgcagcaaactgttactttgcgcactagttgcacaaataactattgtgcaactagtgcgcaaagtgacagtttgctgcatcgaaagaaacgtttacgcccgagccgtaggcgagggcggaatggtttcttgagtgcagcaaacgaactttgcgcacgtatttcacattaaatttttcctacagttaccattgaatatgaaaagtgggtaattatggctaaaattgcctgaataatgtatgtgtgtttgaatggcggggggcagctgtgtggtgtgtgctgtggtggcactgtgctgtccttgtcctccattataatatctacttaataattagcgcgttgtgcttggttgcacctctgctcactatagcagccacagcagtcactgttaccaacttcattttgattttgctgcactggtgctccatataacctactaactattttgcgttgtcatgctgcaaatctggagtacgcaaagtactcactttgcgcactagtgcggaaaagtgattctttgcagcctgcaatcagtgcacaaatggtcacttttcagggtatctgtaggaaaaagcatttttctgactccagctgtttaaagtctagaacttagctaaatcccgagctcggaaaccagcccttagATAACCTATTGGTTCTCCTCCCCTTCAAAGTTTTACTGTTTGAGGCCATCTCTAGCAACTTTATATTATAGAATCAATGACAAGTCCATATCCAAAAGCTTAAAAGGAGGTCGGTGGCTGATAATTAGTATAATTATCTATAACTGACAGTTGTGAGTCTAAAAATGATTTCTTGGTGGTTTGGATTCCACCTAAAACTAAAATACCAttaataatatccttcccattagtCATACTCTTTAGGTGATATGAACATAATTTTCGATATTTCTAAGCTTTTCTAATCAGGTATttgatttttagaaattaataaaacagtATGAAAACATGTAGTAGCCTACCCTTTATTATCacaaactttaaaataataaagggtactacaagttttcatattgtttttattaatttgtacaaaagtagcccatatgagtgaagtgtttttgaTTTGTGGATtatgaaatgtaaataaataaataaatattaatgtccAATTAGTTTTCTGTGTTAGCTTTGAGAAACATGTTGAATCCATGTTGAAAGCTATCGAATAGGCCTAATAGTGTAATTTCCAGTGATCAATTATTTAGAGAACAACGATTACATTTAGTACAAGAAAATATACAAGgagattactaaataaataattgaagagacttgaaatgttgtcaaaaattccactttttttcaataaaaattattattccactGGAGCATGTTTCCGTGTGTGCTAAGTATGCTCCTCTTGTGAAGTAATAACTTTTATTAGAatagagtggatttttgacatttCAAGTATCTTcaatattatggaaaagttccgcaacatcaatattcacgctacaaacttgACTAAATAAGTAATTTTAGTCTGAATGAAGCAAGTTGCGAAATTTCAATCGATTCATGCAAGCCCATATGACTGGATATATTCAAATagataaaaacacttcattcacatgggctactttttaaattaataaaacaatataagaatcttgaagcaccctttattttttaaaaataaactagttgttgaactattttaaagtttttctaaaaaataaagggtgcttcaagatttttatattgttttatcaattaGATAACTCTGCATGGACTGTGTTGTCAAATTGGatatatcaataattgattaattattcatatggGCTTGCATGGAAAGATTGGAATTTCGCACGGATATTTTGTCCATTGTTCATGTTTCAACTTGTTTCATTCAGAATATAAGTTAGGATTCGTTAACATTCAATGATGTAAGCTAtttttatactataataataataataatatcgagtgacctggctggctcaggtctggtgtcagagttttcaggtcgcaactgatcaatttcagggcctctgacatgacctaacgactgctttttaggcagccgagACCGACGGCTtgacgtgtccatccgaaacatggATAAGAAGATATACAAGgagattactaaataaataattgaagagacttgaaatgttaaattttttatactgaggatgatgctcacatgagctgcaggcttgtgcgtggctacagtgaggtctacgttattataatggtattgaagaaagatgggagaacagatTTGATTTTTAAACTCAAATGGTATTTGGAAGAGTTCGTCTCTTGAAGTGGTCACCATTACAACGGGAGTAGCAGACACGTGTCTTAACTTATCGATAGTATAGACGAATAATTTAATGGTAAATTAACTGGTTTTTTCTCTATGTCGGTAGCTTATCAGCGTAACCTCATCCGCTTCCAATGATTGGATAATAGAATATTGTATAGAGATTAGATTAGTACCTACAATTTTATCTCATCACTTTCCTGCCGcctatttgttgaaatttcattatcttTTCATTTACAGGTCTTAGTCTACAAAACAATCCAGCATTGAGAAAAATAGCTTGGGGTGGCAGTGACTGTGAGTAGTCCTTTATTTTTTCACTAAATATTTGCGGTATTTTcactaaatatttaaaatatttccacTAAATTgctggaaaaatatattttaaattattgctCATGCATCCCTCTTAAACTCTTGGACGATAATATGTGAATTAGAATTTAGTCCTATGCTATTTAGTATTGAaaagagaaaattgttgatgaGTGAAGATAACCCTACTTTGGACAATTTTAATGAACTAAATTTAGGAAGATAAGAAGTTTTGGGCTGGCGCCTAttttatatttccaatattgtataatgtgtttcattgaACAAATATGAATATAAGATTCATTCATTACAGCAGTAAATTTCCACATTCAATGAACTTGTGAGTACTGCttcaaatgtaaaaatataccaCATCAGAGTATTATTGAAGAAAGCGGTTTAATTGTTCTATAATATTTCATAAGATCAAGCTTTATTGGAATAGGCAGTAGCCTACGCAGTAGATAGACGGTGGGATATGCTCCTAAAATTAATTATGCTGTAAAGTTATGCATACTCACACCATATAATTGACTAATATGGTGAGCTCATTTCAACTGTTAATTATGACTCAATCATCTACTGATAGATTAGTAGGTGCAAGTTAGTGAGAAGTTTTTACAAAAACAAAGGTCTGTCCGTATTAATGTTCTGTTAATATTGACATTGGCAGGTACTATTGTATGTAAGGTGTAAGGTCTAGGTGAGGTGcacttccaaaaaaatttagaacataatatattttcttgagttATCTAGACATTGATTACCGTTCACTTGCTTCAAATTCAATTCCTTCTCTCACATTTTGAAGATTGTTGCcattaattgattttaaatgatgtttttctataatttaaacaaaaaattggtTTTCTGTTTATGAGACTTGTAGGCAATGATATTAATTTGTTCATCCATTGCTACTTGTATATGTCgactaaaaatgaaaaaaatcaaacaatctttttaatatttatttcaactcAGTTCTATTATTTAGAGTCATTACAGtgtacacttgaaaatgactatAAAGAGTACGACACGTGTCTTAACTTATCGATAGCATAGACGAATAATTTAATGGTAAATTAACTGGTTTTTTCTCTATGTCGGTAGCTTATCAGCGTAACCTCATCCGCTTCCAATGATTGGATAATAGAATATTGCATAGAGATTAGATTAGTACCTACAATTTTATCTCATCACTTTCCTGCCGcctatttgttgaaatttcattatcttTCCATTTACAGGTCTTAGTCTACAAAACAATCCAGCATTGAGAAAAATAGCTTGGGGTGGCAGTGACTGTGagtaattctttattttttcactaAATATTTGCGGTATTTTcactaaatatttaaaatatttccacTAAAATgctggaaaaatatattttaaattattgctCATGCATCCCTCTTAAACTCTTGGACGATAATATGTGAATTAGAATTTAGTCCTATGCTATTGAGTATTGTAAAGATAAAATTGTTGATGAGTGAAGATAACCCTACTTTGGACAATTTTAATGAACTAAATTTAGGAAGATAAGTAGTTTCGGGCTGGCGCCTATTTTATATTTCCAATACTGTATAATGATTTTCATTGAACAAATATGAATGTAGGATTCATTCATTACAGCAGTAAATTTCCACATTCAATGAACTTGTGAGTACTGCttcaaatgtaaaaatataccaCATCAGAGTATTATTGAAGAAAGCGGTTTAATTGTTCTATAATATTTCATAAGATCAAGCTTTATTGGAATAGGCAGTAGCCTACGCAGTAGATAGACGGTGGGATATGCTCCTAAAATTAATTATGCTGTAAAGTTATGCATACTCACACCATATAATTGACTAATATGGTGAGCTCATTTCAACTGTTAATTATGACTCAATCATCTACTGATAGATTAGTAGGTGCAAGTTAGTGAGAAGTTTTTACAAAAACAAAGGTCTGTCCGTATTAATGTTCTGCTAATATTGACATTGGCAGGTACTATTGTATGTAAGGTGTAAGGTCTAGGTGAGGTGCACttccaaaaaaaatttagaacataatatattttcttgagttATCTAGACATTGATTACCGTTCACTTGCTTCAAATTCAATTCCCTTCTCTCACATTTTGAAGATTGTTGCcattaattgattttaaatgatgtttttctataatttaaacaaaaaattggtTTTCTGTTTATGAGACTTGTAGGCAATGATATTAATTTGTTCATCCATTGCTACTTGTATATGTCgactaaaaatgaaaaaatcaaacaatctttttaatatttatttcaactcAGTTTATTATTTAGAGTCATTACAGtgtacacttgaaaatgactatAAAGAGTACGAAACATGTTGTATTAAAAATGGTGctaagattttcaattttcattgcaTGTAGgctataataattatgtcttTTGTATGTTTATTGGGATCTTGGTGGAGTATAAATCAACTTGAATCATAACCCAATTTTTGTAAACTTTCATTAATCATCATATGGGAGAGGAACATATTTGTCCTCTCCAAATCAATGTTTATGATTTGTGCTTGTATTCAAATGAATCAATTAATTTGGTGACTGTTGTGTTTTTCCAGCTGGAGACGGTGATTTGACGAAAGGAAATCAGACGGTTTTCCGTAAGCAAACAATGTCGGACGATGGAAACCACTCTGATCATTCCGAGAGATGCAGTCCTTCGTCAGAAAGATCCAGTCCGACTGCTTTGAATAATAATCTCCGTAATGGTAAGTATAATGTTGCCAGTAACCAGTAACCATGGCTCAGCTTCTAATTTAACGAAATGCCTTCAACTAGAAATTGTTGTTTTACAAGCAATTTTCGTTCCAGTGAAGGTGAACGTTCTAAAGTTGTCACATTCACTTAAGCATTTGGGGTGTGTGTACACAGAGAGTGTTCCAGCGGTCTTCAAAGGATATATCATCCATATCCTCTTAAAACAGCTCTGACCAATGATCGGTCTCTGTGTGCACACTCCcttaaatatttatctattcattaatacaaaatcacttatcattaaaattatattggaaGCGAAAAAGCAGGCTAACCCCTTAATAttactctcccaaatttagattatgAGATCGAAATAGAATTAAGTCACTTTTTATTTTCCACTCCACCACACaattttctgtccaaaaatatttgGGCAATTGCATCGTTGCTTATAATTCAATTGCTACGTTTCATTACTATGatacataacctatttttcatttcttgaaTAATATCAAGCGGCACTTTGAAAATGTGGGATAAACTAGTCACTATTATGAGAAAAAACACAACTTCAAACAACACTTGTTATTGTCCATGCCTGGTGGggttcgaacccacgaccaggcgGATTCCCACAAATCAATATCAGTGTCCTCATCCGGCTCAGTGAAAAAAATTCTCCCATGAGTTCCAATGGGACTATTCCCACTTAGCTTGACTGAATGAGTATGAATAGTCTTATTAGGACTCATGGGaagaatattttcactgaaccGGACACGGACTCTcttactgatatgtgggaatccgtCTTGAAGGGTGTAACGCTATCTCTTTTATCCGTGGTATCAAATTGTATGTTCATTGCAACATGATCCTCCTGTTGTAATTTATATATTGActataattatgttaataattatttttaaacgaaaatccaataATAATCTCCAACTGTGACTATATGTTATTCTAGAGTCGGTTTCTAACACATATTAAAGCTAATAAAATCTTCAAATTAAACGTAGATTCAATGATCCATTAGATTTATAATTACTTTCCTAGAAACCGGGCCTCAATTTACTCATTTCCATAATTAACAGActcatttatttccaatttgCAGTGTCTCGTCTTCAGCTGAAGCCATTATCGAGCTATAGAACAGGAGGTCTAAGTATGCAGCATGCTAGATCTGTAGAACAGCTACCTTCTGGGATGTCACTGGCTCGTACCAAGGTTAGTACACATTTATTACGGTAtacaatttattacattttttatttcaattttttttgattGATTGCTATTAACAGCCTGATTTATCTTCCATTGACCACTACTTAATTATCCAACTCGATGATATGATTGTCAACATACTAGGTTTATACTCTGTTATATTATAATTCTGTGAATATTTTAAGTTTTATTGCTGTCTATAAcatgtattgtgtttttgaggaaataaacagtttgatttgatttgaatttgtattcaatttGCAATATATTACAAGTCTTATAGATATGACTGTGTGAGAAGGGTGTCATTCGTATGTATCATCGTAAGTGCTATGTCTCAAAAAAgcgagtatttcaaattttcaaaatcttcaacaaatttcaaataatattaacatattgtcatttgaaagctAAAACCTGATCCTCTAACCTTTccttttaacttgaaaatttaattaaacagAACCTTTCAGGTTATGTTCATACACTAGATAAATTGAAACTCGAGTTCTTAGGCACTCCCGGTGAGAGTGGAAGACCTAACCCAAAACTGCTCTTCTCCCAAATTATTAAACGAATTGTAGCCTAGTGGTCTGGAGAATCGCAACTTCAGTCTGCTATCGATGCACCGGTCATTCCCATTCTGTTTGGCCTTTTTTCATTATCACCTCATTAACCATGCACAAGTCATGGAATCCACATAACTTACATCGGATATGATTGGGGTTGGGATGTACATTTAGTAAATCCTTGTTAGTGCTAATTTCAAAAGTGCTAAAGTGAAAAGTGTATATTTAAagcaggggtctccaacctttttatccaagggccacattgttaattcttgggaggctaagagggccaataacaaggatgtacgtggaatttgacttgtggggacacacacgacgggAAATTGTgaggtgtaaaattattatatttccatttaaataatatgaggagtttcaAGTAGGTTTAATTTAAACACAGGAAGGaacaaaccaattcatttcattccaatgcaaagtccaatttattgagtgtagaaaggtcataagaaaacttgacaatgcataaatttagcaagttaaacaaaatgataataatttttttaatagtaataagacaacttgacaatacacgaatttacagaaagttaccaagctaaaagagaatacttatttttagtgagaagattgcatttctTTTCCACTTAGAATGTCCGCTCATTCAGGATCAGACCTTGTGGTTCTgatcattaaaattgttttcaaatgttcatctgacaaggTAGATCTGTATTTggatttaacaaacttcatttttgaaaatgtctgctcacacttgtaggtagatccaaaaagagaaaacatagcttgagcatggttttttatgtttttagagTCTTTTACTGGGAGAGACATGTACAGTCCGTGCAGACCATTTGCTAATATCTCGCAATGattgatcgctgcttgtttacaccttattttacacttattaagaaTTACACAATTATGGagcggttctacaatattgacaatgactcagtcggacttattaagaaatggagtggctagtaagagaagagtactgaactcacagttgtCAAAAACGTGTATAAatagatatttttaaaaatctgcagcaataactctcggcgggccggacaaaatctattcgcgggccgtaggttggagagccctgatttaaagtattgtgcttactctaaccttagtgtccggtttcccattagggaactttggactatatacggcgaggtggaactacccttgggtctccccaccattcaaagctatacgctaataataatagtgcTAAGTATCAACTACAATGAAAATGGTTAATTATAGCACccttttaatactttttttaatatttcaactaTGAATAAAAGTATCCCTGAATAACAAAGTGGACTGAACActattctatattgtttttactgGTTATTTGTTTAACAACAATTTGAAGTTTAAGCTGGTGTATTtaaagtttggacaataatgTCCTCTCTATTATCAACCAAGAAACAAGTATAATGAAACGTTCTAATGAAAACGAGTTTCAAGTTGGTCATTTAGTTGATTAATAGCTATTAATAgttgaatcaatcaatttttttaaataaataaatgtttatttcccaaaaaaactaaaactacaacatcaattacacaaaatattagataaattacaatattacatataatagttagttacaaaaaaatcttataatgtgtcctctactcgtttagttttttctgtgtggaaattgacctactccactatggaactattgatagatacaatataattctcaactttgaatgattgggaatcgaacaacaggcttaaagcccaaaactgttcctttcccaaatttggatagaaattgtctaaaaatagtttatgtttatctttttgtgtagttgagaagttgatagtgtggtaattattcatattaaataaaaatactaaaaattgtcaaaaaccacagatttattgatacttagaaagaccggtttcggttgttacaccattgtcaatctc
The window above is part of the Nilaparvata lugens isolate BPH chromosome 12, ASM1435652v1, whole genome shotgun sequence genome. Proteins encoded here:
- the LOC111051568 gene encoding uncharacterized protein LOC111051568 isoform X3, which translates into the protein MMCRVSSIRKASMERRQSSSSTPPQSLEPLNVTYEKNNSTLCIASDGPLNSTFTLDEGPELSPPTRQNSKFAKNCLPDPPITYNPKLSRFSDFGFSSKLSRNQVTNFEQNTTVDKNQLPDPSGTPQNSKFIPEPSTVTQNLKFGQDEVSVNSKFTRGQSPEPSALGYSSKFGRNHSPEPSPFCQNSKFLKKPLSESTPLVKNSRFTANNHHNHEGDDLDEVVKGMNGDMFSNSLKDKNDDIMNISFPSMMQSSTSLLGDSETTFDANPNTTVDKKRSSFGAGRLRNTGQTSLDEDVSPNLTVDKTPVEQRRLSEVNPSLTTEKRRISLGRSEPEVDPDRTIESRRNFEVNPNVTVEKGRLSEVNPNLTIEKGRTSLEHGRYSTTSEESNVEVNPNATYDRRRSSNLADSTTSEEANFQVNPNGTFDRRRSSNLGKIGNGTSDPNLDNFEVDPNRTIERSRSIEVESNGRIENPNTSEKVNNSEVNPYLTIDKRKSTIGAQMKSSSTENVIVNNLNAKYQECLKHSERIQALRDRLEEGPHGAPPSQNLSQITPPHNEDFLGEPVSFSTPSRGVQLQKSKIFTNGCSEDSCEEISPVSVEDSPSPRASSVPPLDGTFCKSRGEDSFTKKGPKRGEGGASPLNSTFRKQALSSTFCKSAETLNNGVGGGGGSVESGPEEDGMSTASDSSFSSSSTHMRSVGEIQSIARLQEESLSLQNNPALRKIAWGGSDSGDGDLTKGNQTVFRKQTMSDDGNHSDHSERCSPSSERSSPTALNNNLRNVSRLQLKPLSSYRTGGLSMQHARSVEQLPSGMSLARTKQSTFGLKRPTVVSRQSLHNTTTSFLPQQQQQQQHAPSGMAPPLSRLQAPSATAPTKPSGIRPPTAIPRPVSRLPAPKIKTGLPRYNGKSSGQS
- the LOC111051568 gene encoding uncharacterized protein LOC111051568 isoform X2 — protein: MSAESYTSSQANDYRKRIEQLSKSLENRIKSKQNKSKLYFTEEDDEILDSNAMELSSETGTWLYVSERSNSGEQTRLDNHTLESMSALMSDDVSSVINQSRRTYDSRTYTRPKKSRVQPPLSPFITLQESSTFRPDCTARSSPYMHPFGGPHLAHLSYSTADESAMESSLGIIDINNLTESQQLDYEKASMERRQSSSSTPPQSLEPLNVTYEKNNSTLCIASDGPLNSTFTLDEGPELSPPTRQNSKFAKNCLPDPPITYNPKLSRFSDFGFSSKLSRNQVTNFEQNTTVDKNQLPDPSGTPQNSKFIPEPSTVTQNLKFGQDEVSVNSKFTRGQSPEPSALGYSSKFGRNHSPEPSPFCQNSKFLKKPLSESTPLVKNSRFTANNHHNHEGDDLDEVVKGMNGDMFSNSLKDKNDDIMNISFPSMMQSSTSLLGDSETTFDANPNTTVDKKRSSFGAGRLRNTGQTSLDEDVSPNLTVDKTPVEQRRLSEVNPSLTTEKRRISLGRSEPEVDPDRTIESRRNFEVNPNVTVEKGRLSEVNPNLTIEKGRTSLEHGRYSTTSEESNVEVNPNATYDRRRSSNLADSTTSEEANFQVNPNGTFDRRRSSNLGKIGNGTSDPNLDNFEVDPNRTIERSRSIEVESNGRIENPNTSEKVNNSEVNPYLTIDKRKSTIGAQMKSSSTENVIVNNLNAKYQECLKHSERIQALRDRLEEGPHGAPPSQNLSQITPPHNEDFLGEPVSFSTPSRGVQLQKSKIFTNGCSEDSCEEISPVSVEDSPSPRASSVPPLDGTFCKSRGEDSFTKKGPKRGEGGASPLNSTFRKQALSSTFCKSAETLNNGVGGGGGSVESGPEEDGMSTASDSSFSSSSTHMRSVGEIQSIARLQEESLSLQNNPALRKIAWGGSDSGDGDLTKGNQTVFRKQTMSDDGNHSDHSERCSPSSERSSPTALNNNLRNVSRLQLKPLSSYRTGGLSMQHARSVEQLPSGMSLARTKQSTFGLKRPTVVSRQSLHNTTTSFLPQQQQQQQHAPSGMAPPLSRLQAPSATAPTKPSGIRPPTAIPRPVSRLPAPKIKTGLPRYNGKSSGQS